The following proteins are encoded in a genomic region of Bubalus kerabau isolate K-KA32 ecotype Philippines breed swamp buffalo chromosome 15, PCC_UOA_SB_1v2, whole genome shotgun sequence:
- the ARCN1 gene encoding coatomer subunit delta has translation MVLLAAAVCTKAGKAIVSRQFVEMTRTRIEGLLAAFPKLMNTGKQHTFVETESVRYVYQPMEKLYMVLITTKNSNILEDLETLRLFSRVIPEYCRALEENEISEHCFDLIFAFDEIVALGYRENVNLAQIRTFTEMDSHEEKVFRAVRETQEREAKAEMRRKAKELQQARRDAERQGKKAPGFGGFGSSTVSGGSTTSMITETIIETDKPKVAPAPARPSGPSKALKLGAKGKEVDNFVDKLKSEGENIISSNMGKRTSEATKVHAPPINMESVHMKIEEKITLTCGRDGGLQNMELHGMIMLRISDDKFGRIRLHVENEDKKGVQLQTHPNVDKKLFTAESLIGLKNPEKSFPVNSDVGVLKWRLQTTEESFIPLTINCWPSESGNGCDVNIEYELQEDNLELNDVVITIPLPSGVGAPVIGEIDGEYRHDSRRNTLEWCLPVIDAKNKSGSLEFSIAGQPNDFFPVQVSFISKKNYCNIQVTKVTQVDGNSPVRFSTETTFLVDKYEIL, from the exons ATG GTGCTGTTGGCAGCAGCAGTCTGTACAAAAGCAGGAAAAGCTATTGTTTCTCGACAGTTTGTAGAGATGACTCGAACTCGGATTGAGGGCTTGTTAGCAGCTTTTCCAAAGCTcatgaacactggaaaacaaCATACATTTGTGGAAACAGAGAGTGTCAGATATGTTTACCAGCCTATGGAGAAATTGTACATGGTACTGATCACTACCAAAAACAGCAACATCTTAGAAGATCTGGAGACCCTAAGGCTCTTCTCAAGAGTG attccTGAATATTGTCGAGCCTTAGAAGAGAATGAAATATCTGAGCActgttttgatttgatttttgcaTTTGACGAAATTGTTGCCTTGGGATACCGGGAGAATGTTAACCTGGCACAGATCAGAACCTTCACAGAAATGGATTCCCATGAGGAGAAGGTGTTCAGAGCAGTCAGAGAG ACTCAAGAGCGTGAAGCCAAGGCTGAGATGCGGCGTAAAGCAAAAGAATTACAGCAGGCCCGAAGAGATGCAGAGAGACAGGGCAAAAAGGCACCAGGATTTGGGGGCTTTGGAAGCTCCACAGTGTCTGGAGGCAGCACAACTTCTATGATCACAGAGACCATCATTGAAACTGACAAACCAAAAGTGGCACCCGCACCAGCCAG ACCTTCAGGCCCTAGCAAGGCTCTGAAACTAGGAGCCAAAGGAAAGGAAGTAGATAACTTCGTTGACAAATTGAAATCTGAAGGTGAAAATATCATATCCTCCAATATGGGCAAGCGTACCTCTGAAGCAACCAAAGTGCATGCTCCACCCATTAATATGGAGAG tGTGCACATGAAGATTGAGGAAAAGATCACATTAACCTGTGGCCGAGATGGAGGATTACAGAACATGGAGCTGCACGGCATGATCATGCTTAGGATCTCAGATGATAAATTTGGCCGAATTCGTCTTCATGTGGAAAATGAAGACAAGAAAGGAGTACAGCTACAG aCCCATCCAAATGTGGATAAAAAACTTTTCACTGCAGAATCTCTAATTGGTTTGAAGAATCCAGAGAAGTCATTTCCAGTCAACAGTGATGTAGGGGTGCTGAAGTGGAGACTACAGACCACAGAGGAATCTTTTATTCCACTGACAA TTAATTGCTGGCCCTCAGAAAGTGGAAATGGTTGTGATGTCAACATAGAATATGAGCTACAAGAAGATAATTTAGAACTGAATGATGTGGTTATCACCATTCCACTCCC ATCTGGTGTTGGCGCTCCAGTGATTGGTGAGATTGATGGCGAGTATCGACATGACAGTCGACGAAATACCTTGGAGTGGTGCCTGCCAGTGATTGATGCCAAAAATAAGAGTGGCAGCCTTGAGTTCAGCATTGCTGGGCAGCCCAATGACTTCTTCCCTGTTCAAGTCTCCTTCATCTCCAAAAAAAATTACTGTAACATACAG GTTACCAAAGTGACCCAGGTAGATGGAAACAGCCCTGTAAGGTTTTCCACAGAGACCACTTTCCTAGTGGATAAGTATGAAATTCTGTAG